The window TTTAAAAATTCTGGAGGAAGAAGGCTTTATTCAGTTGAATGAACAGTTTTACAGACCTTCAGCTTTGCACATCAATATGGATTACAAGGATCTCTATGCTTATGAAATTGCTAATGCAAAATTTGAAAAGCTTATTAAAACGGTTTTGAGAATTTATGGAGGGGAGCTTTATCAGCAAGTTATTTTCATAAATGAATTACAAGTAGCCAAAATGGCTGAGATGAGCCCCTATGAGGTGGTAAAGCAATTAAATTATCTGAATAAAGAAGGGGTTGTGGATTATACTCCTAAATCAGATTCACCACAGCTAACATTTCTGCAAGCACGCTTAGATGCTAATAAATTACCTATTAACAAAAAGAGGTTAGAAGAACGCAAACAGAGTAAATGGGCTAAGTTAATGGCAGTAAAAAATTATACTGAAAATGAATTGGTTTGTAGAACCTTGAAATTACTTCAATATTTTGGTGAATATAATGATCAGAACTGCGGGGTTTGTGATGTCTGCCTGAGTAAAAAGAAAGATAAAGTTCAAAATAGCAATTTAGAAAATCTTGTGATTCAGTTACTTGAAAATGGTGAAATGACAATTGATCAAATTGCTGAAAACATCAAAGACCATTCAAAGGAAGAGGTTATTTCCATAATTCGGCTATTAGATGATGAAGGAAAGTTAAGAATTAGTAAATATGGGACCGTTACTTTATAACATAGGATTTAGAGATTTAATACAATATTTAATGAAGTATTACTTTATATATACTTTGAGTTAAAAATTATATAGATGATCAGACCTGCACTTTTTTTCTTGTTGTTAGTTTTATTATTAAGCATTTCTTCATGTACTGAAAAGGAGAATGATGAAACCACAATTATTTTTGATAAGGATGTGAATATTGATAGTGTCAAGATTTATTATTTTGATTTGTTATCACAGAAACAGATTCAAATTCCAAAATCAATTAATGAAAATACTGATATAATTTTAGATATTAAATCATCAACATATGCCAATTTAGAAGTAAATGATTCACTTTATAATATTTATTTGGAACCTGGATTTAAAATAAGATTTTCATTTTTGACTAATGATAAGCAGAAACCAAAAAGCGATGCCGAATTATTTCAATCTTATTTTAGAAAGTTGCAAACTATCTTTGATAATAATTATGGATATGATTTTTTAAAATTGGATTTTAACGCTTTTAAAAAAAGAAATAGTTTCATAGAAAAATCTTTTAATAGTGTAATTAATGATTTTAATAATGAAAATTTTAAAAGAGTATTAGTTAGCTATTTTGAGACAAAAATGGCACTCCAAAAGCTTTTTTACGCAACGGTAAATTATGATTTGAAATCTGAATTGAATGAGGAAACCCAATATTTATTAAGTAGTGATGATTATAAAATTTCAGATCTTGAATTTGGCAATAATAATATTGATGCAAGTGCTTTTTTAGATTTATATATTAATTCTGTTATCTATCCTCAGATATCAAGAAACAATATTTCAGAACCCGATAATCAACTGCTGAAAGCAATTGGAGTAATAAAAGCGGCTAATGTTGATCCAAAGATGAGAGAATGGCTAATTGCTCAATCTATATACTTAAAAATTTTATCCTCTGGCTTAGATAGTGTCAATATTTCAGCTCTGGAAAATTTTCAAATTGAGTTTGAAAATTCAAATTTTATAACTTCGTTAAAGGAGCTAAAATCAGAAGCAGAAACCCTTAATCCTGGAACTCTAATTCCTAATTTATCAGGTATAATCAAAGATTCAACCTTGGTTTCGCTACATGATTTGAAAGGAAAACTAGTTTATTTAGATATTTGGGCAACGTGGTGTAAACCATGTATAATGGAAATTCCATATTCAAAAAAACTAGAGAAGCATTTTCAAGATGATAATATTGAGTTTGTCTATCTTTCAGTTGATAAAGTTAAAGCTGATTGGAATGACTTTCTGATCAAGCATAAATCCGCTGGTTTACATTTGCTAGCTAAAGATAGAAAGAAAGTTTATAAAGAATTGAGGCTTTATGGTATTCCTCATTACATTTTGATTGATGAAAATAGCCAAATAATAGATGCCTATGCACCTAAGCCGTCTAATTCTGAATTATATAAATTAATAAAGCAAAATCTTAAGTCGGTCGTAACAGTACAATAATTTATCGAGTAAAGCTTGATAAAATAATCTAATGAGTGATTTTTGTTTCAGCCTTGCGAATAAATATATTAAATTCGCATAACTATATAAATAAAATTTTCTCATGATCACGATTGCTAAACCAGAAGTTGCCAGAGCCATTTCCTTAGAATTATTAGATGTTGGAGCTATAAAGATCCGTCCCAATGAACCATTTAAGTGGGCATCAGGTTGGAACTCACCAATTTACTGTGACAATCGTTTAGCATTATCATTTCCAGAAACTCGAACAATCATTAAGCATTATCTAGCAGACGTAATCAGATCTACCTATCCTGATGCCCAAGGTATTGCAGGTGTTGCAACAGCGGGTATTCCACAAGGAGCCCTAGTAGCTGAATCATTAGATTTACCTTTTATGTATGTTCGTTCTAAGCCGAAAGGTCATGGAATGGAGAATCTCGTGGAAGGTAAAATAGAAAAGGGACAAAAGATAGTGATGGTGGAGGACTTAGTTTCAACAGGAGGGAGCTCAATAAAAGCCGCAGAAGCTATTAAAGCTGCAGGAGCAGAAGTACTAGGTATGGCAGCAATTTTCACATACGGTTTTGATGTGGCTCATGAGAATTTTAAAAAGGCAGAGATAAAATTGGTTTGTTTAAGTGATTATACTCATTTGTTAGATGAAGCATTGGCAAAAAAATTAATTCAGCCGGATGAACTTGAAACCCTAAGTGAATGGAGAGAAAATCCTTCAGAATGGGGCAGATAAATCTTAAGCCAGCTATTAAGCTGGCTTTTTTTATAGACTTTTCTCTCTTATTGCTTTTCTTAGATTAGGAATAATAATAGCAAGCATAATAATTGCTACTCCTGCCCATTGTAATGGAGTTACTTCTTCTGCGAGAAGCCAGCTAGAGAAGAAAACAGCAACGGGTAACTCAGCAGAGCTCAAGATGCTACTCAAACCAACCCCGGTTTGTGGAATTCCATAAGCAAAGAATAGGGGTGGAATTACCGTCCCGAATAATGCGAAAATCAACCCCCATGACCAAAGTCCTTCACTCAAACTTCCATTCCATAAAAATTCAGGAGGAAAAATTATAAATATAAAGATACAAGAGCCCGTTATCATCATTGCGCTTTTCTGCACTGGAATTAGTGCATTACCCACTCTGCCGTTTGCCCAAATAAATACTGCATAGAAAAAGCCAGCTAGAAAACCATAACCTATGCCTTCCAAACTAAAGGGGATGTTAGTAAAATCATAAACATTACCTGCTAAATAGGTTCCTAGCAAAATGAAAATTACTGATATCCACTGAGTAGCAGTTGGGAATTTCTTATGAATAATAATCTCTAGCAAAAGACTAATCCACGTAAATTGCATCAATAATAAAATCCCTATTGAAGCAGGTAGTTCTTGAATGGATTTATAATAACATAAACTTACTAAACCTGTACTGATACCAGTAATCAATACTTTCCAACTATTCCTCCATGTGAATTTGAACTTGATTTGCTGAAAAAGTGCTCTTCCTGCAAGTATTAGCCACAGTATAATTGCTCCAAAAAATACTTGTGCTCCAGTTACTTCAGCCAAAGTAAAGCCTTCGGAATAAGAAATCTTTACTAAGGTAGTGAGTACTCCAAAGCTACAGGCACCTAAAAATACTAATATTGCTCCTCTAAACATTCACATCAAAATTTGGGTGTGCAAAAATGAGGAATTTATTAAGAATATTAAATCTGAAAAGATATTTAGTTTTGATTCTTGATTTCTGGTTGATCTTTTGCTGCGTATTCAAAAACATCATTTCTAGCATAATGTCCAATTACATCGAAATCCATTTTAGCTCTTATAATTTCATCATGATCAACTTCAGCTGTCAATAAACCTTCTTCATTATATAAGGGGCCGGCTAAAACTTTTCCCAAAGGAGATACGATTACACTTCCGCCTCTTGATAATATTTCAGGTCTATCTTCAGCTAATTGCTTCTGTAAGTGTTCAGGATAATCAGTTTTTCGAATCAGTTGATTTGCTCCGATTACATAACAACGGCCTTCACAAGCAATATGAATCATACTGCTATTCCAGCTATCTCTGGAATCAGCAGTAGGGGCAAGGTAGATTTCAACACCTTTTTGATACATTGACATTCTGGCTAAAGGCATATAGTTTTCCCAGCAAATTAATCCGCCAATTTTACCCAACTCAGTATTAAATGTAGTGAGAGTTGACCCATCGCCTTCTCCCCAAATTAAGCGCTCCGCAGCAGTAGGCTTTAATTTTCTATGTTTCCCCATTAATTCACCTTTTGGTGAATAGTATAAAATTGTACAGTAAAGAGATTTGCTAACAGTATCTTTTTCAGTGACTCCAATAGAAATAAACATACCAAATTCCTTAGCCCACTCAGCAATTTTTTTGGATTCTTTTCCCTCAGCTTCAATGCTATTGTTCCAGTATTCTTTAAATAAATCTCTGCCTTCTTCTGTTCTGCTGCCTACCACAGTTCCAAACCCTAAACCTGCAGGATAAACAGGGATAAAACTCTCGGGGAACACTAATAATTTTACATCCTGCTCAGCGGCTTTCTTAATCCAATGAAAAATTATATCTAATGTTTTTTCTTTATTAAAAATGGATGGAGTAGCCTGCACACATCCTACTATAAATTTCTTTGCCTTCATTCGATTAAGTTTATTTATTGAATATTTCTAATTGTCTTGGCAATAGCTGGAATGATTTTCTGTGATGTTCAGTGATTCCAAATTGTTGAATCCCTGTCCTGTGCTCTTTTGTTGGATATCCTACATTTCTTTCCCAACCATAGTGAGGATACTGCTCAGCAAGTTCTCGCATTAAATTATCCCTGTATTCTTTTGCTAAAATTGAAGCTGCAGCAATGCTGAAGAATTTACTATCACCTTTAATAGCACAAAGATGAGGAATTTCTTTGTAGGGCGTAAATCGATTTCCATCTATTAATAAAAAGTCGGGTTGAGTTTTGAGTTGATCCAGAGCTTTATGCATGGCCCAAAAGGAAGCTTTCAAAATATTAAGCTGGTCAATTTCTTCAGGACTGCACTCACCAATTGCCCAAGCTATACTTTCTTCCTTAATTAAATCCACTAATTCGGCTCTTTTAGTAGCATTTAATTGTTTTGAATCAGTGAGATAAGGATGAGTAAAGTTTTTAGGTAAGATAACGGCAGATGCGACAACGGGTCCAGCCAAACATCCTCTGCCTACTTCATCGCAACCGGCTTCAAAACTATTTTCTTTATCGTAAAATGCTTTTAAACTCATTTTTGTACTTTAAATAAATAACTTAATCCCATTGCTATAAAGCTTTGCTGGTATTCAACAGTATTGAGCTGCTGAATTAAATCAAAACCAGCTGAAAGATCAAATTGAAGTTTAGGATTTATTAAATAAGTAAAGCCTCCATCAAAATAATTAAGAGGCGTTAATACCTCTGATTTAAAACCATAAATTTCAGCAAACACGCTCAATTTCTCATTAATACTATAGCCTGAATTTAAAGTATATCGTAACCTTCCGAAATCATTAAATCCTTTGTCATAGCCTAAATTTGCCATTACATACCAAGCATCATTTAATGTGTATTTTGAAGAGAGTTGTATTCTGTAAAAACTATTGTTAAGGAATGTTTCAGGAGCGAATGTATTAAAACCATATTCCACCACCAAAGCAGTTTGTGGGGTTAAGCCTGCTTCATTTAATAAGTTGAATTTAGTCCCTATCACTACAGGACCTGAGAAACTTCTCCAAATAAATTGTGGACTAGTGCCTGCTTCTAATAATCGTTCGCTTTGATACGTTTGGCCTAGTCGTAACTCCCATCCATTAGTCAAACCATATTTTATTAAGGTGTTATTCCAGTTAATTAATTGTAATCGGTCTGTGGGATTTACAGTACTATTTTCAAAGGAAAATCCACCCTC is drawn from Marivirga arenosa and contains these coding sequences:
- a CDS encoding carbon-nitrogen hydrolase family protein, which encodes MKAKKFIVGCVQATPSIFNKEKTLDIIFHWIKKAAEQDVKLLVFPESFIPVYPAGLGFGTVVGSRTEEGRDLFKEYWNNSIEAEGKESKKIAEWAKEFGMFISIGVTEKDTVSKSLYCTILYYSPKGELMGKHRKLKPTAAERLIWGEGDGSTLTTFNTELGKIGGLICWENYMPLARMSMYQKGVEIYLAPTADSRDSWNSSMIHIACEGRCYVIGANQLIRKTDYPEHLQKQLAEDRPEILSRGGSVIVSPLGKVLAGPLYNEEGLLTAEVDHDEIIRAKMDFDVIGHYARNDVFEYAAKDQPEIKNQN
- a CDS encoding transporter, giving the protein MRTILSFILVIQSVLVIAQEDSISITTDRPGFSEYSATIPRGYFQIEGGFSFENSTVNPTDRLQLINWNNTLIKYGLTNGWELRLGQTYQSERLLEAGTSPQFIWRSFSGPVVIGTKFNLLNEAGLTPQTALVVEYGFNTFAPETFLNNSFYRIQLSSKYTLNDAWYVMANLGYDKGFNDFGRLRYTLNSGYSINEKLSVFAEIYGFKSEVLTPLNYFDGGFTYLINPKLQFDLSAGFDLIQQLNTVEYQQSFIAMGLSYLFKVQK
- a CDS encoding EamA family transporter produces the protein MFRGAILVFLGACSFGVLTTLVKISYSEGFTLAEVTGAQVFFGAIILWLILAGRALFQQIKFKFTWRNSWKVLITGISTGLVSLCYYKSIQELPASIGILLLMQFTWISLLLEIIIHKKFPTATQWISVIFILLGTYLAGNVYDFTNIPFSLEGIGYGFLAGFFYAVFIWANGRVGNALIPVQKSAMMITGSCIFIFIIFPPEFLWNGSLSEGLWSWGLIFALFGTVIPPLFFAYGIPQTGVGLSSILSSAELPVAVFFSSWLLAEEVTPLQWAGVAIIMLAIIIPNLRKAIREKSL
- the pyrE gene encoding orotate phosphoribosyltransferase, whose protein sequence is MITIAKPEVARAISLELLDVGAIKIRPNEPFKWASGWNSPIYCDNRLALSFPETRTIIKHYLADVIRSTYPDAQGIAGVATAGIPQGALVAESLDLPFMYVRSKPKGHGMENLVEGKIEKGQKIVMVEDLVSTGGSSIKAAEAIKAAGAEVLGMAAIFTYGFDVAHENFKKAEIKLVCLSDYTHLLDEALAKKLIQPDELETLSEWRENPSEWGR
- a CDS encoding TlpA family protein disulfide reductase is translated as MIRPALFFLLLVLLLSISSCTEKENDETTIIFDKDVNIDSVKIYYFDLLSQKQIQIPKSINENTDIILDIKSSTYANLEVNDSLYNIYLEPGFKIRFSFLTNDKQKPKSDAELFQSYFRKLQTIFDNNYGYDFLKLDFNAFKKRNSFIEKSFNSVINDFNNENFKRVLVSYFETKMALQKLFYATVNYDLKSELNEETQYLLSSDDYKISDLEFGNNNIDASAFLDLYINSVIYPQISRNNISEPDNQLLKAIGVIKAANVDPKMREWLIAQSIYLKILSSGLDSVNISALENFQIEFENSNFITSLKELKSEAETLNPGTLIPNLSGIIKDSTLVSLHDLKGKLVYLDIWATWCKPCIMEIPYSKKLEKHFQDDNIEFVYLSVDKVKADWNDFLIKHKSAGLHLLAKDRKKVYKELRLYGIPHYILIDENSQIIDAYAPKPSNSELYKLIKQNLKSVVTVQ
- a CDS encoding ribonuclease HII, whose amino-acid sequence is MSLKAFYDKENSFEAGCDEVGRGCLAGPVVASAVILPKNFTHPYLTDSKQLNATKRAELVDLIKEESIAWAIGECSPEEIDQLNILKASFWAMHKALDQLKTQPDFLLIDGNRFTPYKEIPHLCAIKGDSKFFSIAAASILAKEYRDNLMRELAEQYPHYGWERNVGYPTKEHRTGIQQFGITEHHRKSFQLLPRQLEIFNK